From the Natrarchaeobaculum aegyptiacum genome, one window contains:
- a CDS encoding cation:proton antiporter → MNLVAIVALILALGVASRVLADRLRIPSVLFLIFAGIAIGPEMLNLVTRETFGGGLSAMVGISVAIILFEGGYHLRLEKLRESPTALTRLTTVGALLTWLGTAGAVVAFLETSHEVGLLVGALLIATGPTVIGPILQVVTVRDHVASVLEGEGVINDVTAAILVVAVFEVLIAGDGGLISLVGDFAWRLLVGLAFGAVVAAAVWLALNQRKFTPQTGPLHARLIVLAGVVVAYAGAETIASETGIAAAAMAGFVLGNVDLPYHEDVIGFLDDLSVVVLSFIFVALAALIDFQDIMALGLAGLAIVVAITMVIRPAVIYLSTTSERFTHTERLFLSAVGPRGIIPASVATLFAVELQALGRPQEAQLLAGTVFLIIFATVVLQAGLARQIANVLEVSPMRTIIVGGGRVGLSLAERLEQDGENVLLVDANPDAVEKARKRGLRALEGDGTDAAVLEQAGVDDAKTVIATTPDDDVNLLICQLAQTTFDVETVASRVNQPENVDAFEALDVHAIDLSMATAWSLENVLERPSLSAWMNELGRTGDVQEIEVTASDLVGKTIAELNAEIPDGCIVGLLTHRDGATEVPTGDHRLRDGDRVTFLGETDAVEQAVKRFHPHD, encoded by the coding sequence GTGAATCTCGTTGCCATCGTCGCGCTCATCCTCGCCCTCGGAGTCGCCTCCCGCGTGCTCGCCGACCGGCTCCGCATCCCGAGCGTCCTCTTCCTGATCTTCGCCGGCATCGCCATCGGTCCAGAAATGCTGAATCTGGTCACCCGGGAGACGTTCGGCGGCGGGCTCTCGGCGATGGTCGGGATCAGCGTCGCCATCATTCTCTTCGAGGGTGGCTATCACCTCCGCCTCGAGAAGCTCCGGGAGAGTCCGACCGCGCTCACGAGGCTCACCACCGTCGGTGCGCTGCTGACGTGGCTTGGCACGGCTGGTGCGGTCGTCGCGTTCCTCGAGACCAGCCACGAGGTGGGGCTGTTAGTCGGGGCGCTGTTGATCGCGACCGGCCCGACGGTGATCGGGCCGATCCTGCAGGTCGTCACCGTCCGCGATCACGTGGCCTCGGTCCTCGAGGGTGAGGGCGTGATCAACGACGTGACGGCGGCGATCCTCGTCGTCGCGGTGTTCGAGGTGCTGATCGCCGGCGATGGCGGTCTCATCTCCCTCGTCGGCGACTTCGCGTGGCGATTACTCGTCGGACTGGCATTTGGTGCAGTCGTCGCTGCCGCCGTCTGGCTTGCGCTCAATCAGCGGAAGTTTACGCCCCAAACCGGGCCGTTACACGCCCGGTTGATCGTCCTCGCCGGCGTCGTCGTCGCCTATGCGGGCGCGGAAACGATCGCCAGTGAGACAGGCATCGCTGCGGCTGCGATGGCCGGATTCGTCCTCGGGAACGTCGACCTGCCCTACCACGAGGACGTGATCGGCTTCCTCGACGACCTCTCGGTAGTCGTCCTCTCGTTTATTTTCGTCGCGCTGGCGGCGCTGATCGACTTTCAGGACATCATGGCCCTCGGGCTGGCCGGGCTCGCCATCGTCGTCGCAATTACGATGGTGATCCGGCCCGCCGTGATCTACCTCTCGACGACCAGCGAGCGTTTTACGCACACCGAACGGCTCTTTCTCAGCGCGGTCGGCCCCCGCGGGATCATCCCCGCCAGCGTCGCGACGCTCTTTGCCGTCGAGTTGCAAGCGCTCGGCCGCCCACAGGAGGCCCAGTTGCTCGCCGGCACCGTCTTTCTGATCATCTTCGCGACGGTCGTCCTCCAGGCCGGCCTCGCTCGACAGATCGCGAACGTACTCGAGGTTTCACCAATGCGCACCATCATCGTCGGCGGGGGACGGGTCGGCCTCTCCCTCGCAGAACGACTCGAACAGGACGGAGAGAACGTACTGCTGGTCGACGCGAACCCGGATGCCGTCGAAAAAGCCCGTAAACGCGGCCTCCGGGCGCTCGAGGGTGACGGCACCGACGCCGCGGTCCTCGAGCAAGCGGGCGTCGACGACGCGAAGACGGTCATCGCGACCACGCCCGACGACGACGTCAACCTGCTGATCTGCCAGCTCGCCCAGACCACCTTCGACGTCGAGACGGTCGCTTCGCGGGTCAACCAGCCCGAGAACGTCGACGCCTTCGAAGCACTCGACGTCCACGCGATCGACCTCTCGATGGCCACCGCGTGGTCGCTCGAGAACGTCTTAGAGCGGCCGTCGCTGTCGGCGTGGATGAACGAACTCGGCCGCACCGGCGACGTCCAGGAGATCGAAGTGACGGCGTCGGATCTGGTCGGCAAGACGATCGCCGAGCTCAATGCCGAGATTCCAGACGGCTGTATCGTCGGGTTGCTGACCCACCGGGATGGGGCAACCGAGGTGCCGACTGGCGACCACCGGCTTCGAGACGGCGACCGGGTCACCTTCCTCGGCGAGACCGACGCCGTCGAGCAGGCTGTCAAACGGTTTCACCCGCACGACTGA
- a CDS encoding universal stress protein yields the protein MKAVYATDLSAASDAAIETDTCLECLDRIGVDTLHLVTVVPANVHAGTPGIDHEKRRRRALRRYRETIEAGGLEVESHVVRGTPHRRINGIAETVGANLTIVGSRGKRPLENRLIGSTTRNLARTTVVPLLVTRVERQTDDPALLEGQLFRRVLYATDFSENAERAFEAFSYLRHATREATLVHVETPNSRQPASDGAPDERLAELATRLESWDVDATVDVREGDPADEILTAEAEYEPTTTLLGSRGQSRLRRLLLGSVSESVVANALGNVFLVPPERTA from the coding sequence ATGAAAGCAGTCTACGCGACAGACCTGTCTGCGGCCAGCGACGCGGCCATCGAGACCGACACCTGCCTCGAGTGCCTCGACCGAATCGGTGTCGACACTCTCCACCTCGTCACGGTCGTCCCGGCCAACGTCCACGCCGGAACGCCCGGCATCGATCACGAAAAACGGCGCAGACGCGCGCTCCGCCGGTATCGCGAGACGATCGAGGCCGGCGGTCTCGAGGTCGAAAGCCACGTCGTCAGGGGGACACCACACCGCCGGATCAACGGTATCGCCGAAACCGTCGGCGCGAACCTGACGATCGTCGGCTCGCGGGGCAAACGACCGCTCGAGAATCGGCTCATCGGCTCGACGACGCGAAATCTCGCGCGGACGACGGTCGTGCCGCTGCTGGTCACCCGGGTCGAACGCCAGACCGACGACCCGGCCCTCCTCGAAGGACAGCTATTCCGGCGAGTGCTGTACGCGACCGACTTCTCCGAGAACGCCGAGCGAGCCTTCGAGGCGTTTTCGTATCTCCGTCACGCGACCCGCGAGGCGACGCTCGTTCACGTCGAAACGCCCAACAGCCGCCAGCCAGCCAGTGACGGGGCACCCGACGAGAGACTCGCCGAACTGGCGACCCGGCTCGAGTCGTGGGACGTCGATGCGACCGTCGACGTCCGGGAGGGAGATCCAGCCGACGAGATACTGACGGCGGAAGCGGAGTACGAACCGACGACGACGCTACTCGGGTCGCGCGGGCAGAGTCGGCTCCGGCGGTTGCTGCTCGGAAGCGTCTCCGAGTCCGTCGTCGCGAACGCTCTCGGCAACGTCTTTCTCGTTCCGCCAGAGCGGACCGCCTGA